Genomic window (Procambarus clarkii isolate CNS0578487 chromosome 64, FALCON_Pclarkii_2.0, whole genome shotgun sequence):
gcagtgctggtgtatgtggaggcgaggcctggcagtgctggtgtatgtggaggcgaggcctggctgtgctagtgtgtatgtggaggcgaggcctggctgtgctagtgtgtatgtggaggcgaggcctggcagtgctggtgtatgtggaggcgaggcctggctgtgctagtgtgtatgtggaggcgaggcctggctgtgctagtgtgtatgtggaggcgaggcatgtacaacactccccaataggaagaaaacccactgggttctaggctaggttaggcttatctgtaataattgaattaagcctagcaaagcctagaacctagttcagtaatttaaaaaatgttgtaacttgaaaaatgccattcaatacattacacaatttaaatattttcaggcaatcaacacaaccctcatgttggctaaccctctctcatgttggtcaataatttaattatttttttatggagtaatctttgctgttgaaatgtagtctttttgagactacatttcaaatgtagtgtgtgtggaggcgtgtatgttaggtattacctaatatacacggtgtaatatatctatctgtgtgaaatagattaaatccatttatttgatattcagctaatagttctgtattttctacattcatccatgttttggtaagtgcaataatatgtattgtttcattgcagattagagattcaagatagttctagatttccgaagtactgaaacgcgcgccatacaggcttggtggatctaggtgcaaggtaaaattatttacatttacttgttttgtatttatgttttgtatttatatgcatatatgcatttatatgcattattctatagaataatagatctcgtaataattttgcaaaaatagtggcatttactatttttaaaagattattaaaaaatttactgatatggtgcattcggaagggcgaagagggagaacggcctgttgacatagctcgggtgcaggggggggggggttgtgtaaaagcctggtttgtgcctcggagaggctatgggatccagtaagttcagtagaacttcggtttcaacccttttaccctgttgtagctcagtcgattaaggcagtgtctgggatgctcccggacgcaggttcgaatcctcgtcacggcccttgtggatttgttcatttgatgcatcacgttattgtgatctgtgtgtgtaattcttcacttgctacagcaacaggaatgtgtgtgtatgtatttgtgttgttgaatatgaccgaaagtgtaagattaatgattctaacacaaatcgtctgaatatttgtttttcttcactgtcgagagtagttaaaaaaatttactcgagtttattttcacactttatttatggtccttaagtccctctccttaatgctgctgctgtttctcgcatctttgcatcgcttgtatgtttgggggtttggcctcttgctatatattgattccatttgtgtgtgtttgggtctcaggccctctcgcaatttctgttgaacaaaccccttttcctagttctgcatctctcctttggtacaaattttgttgtgcttttatcatatatttcacaaaacttgacatacatttcatttacttcatgtcctatcagcaagtgtttgtcaaattctttaaggaaagtttatcatcctgattgcagatctctagcgatattatgtcaacttcttgtggattcgcaatcattatttaatttacctttaggtgttctttcaccagcacagcaacactgtacctctcccaaccagtttaagataaaaactaagtactaactaattaactcaatgtaacctaccttacccccaaaatgacaacccatgtcttctattttaaacaatgctgttttgttgaccaaattgtatttttgtttttttctgcaatgtttccccccccccccaccactctaccaccacattgagtttagtagctctgtgcacgtcaggtgctgtttaatatacagacctactcctccatttgacctagtttctctatcacatctatatcactttgtgctttagccctggtggagcttggtccaccaggctgttgtttggagtggcccgcagatccacatacagtctgcatatgatatacagtctgttgatcaattaaactacagtagttagtttttatcatccgaatgcaccaatatgtgttcattcttcccagatgaaggaactaggtaatattcatcatctgaatgcaccatctgatgctttaacacactcatgatacacgagaggtttaaaaaacttttaaaacttttaaaactttttgacctatgtatttaaaagcaattctaaagttaaaaagtgtagcataggcccctcgcagaatgttcttaatatgatcctcaggttatagttttctatctaaaaccacccctagatctctttcttgatcagaattctttatagatctcagtggctcgatcatagaaactgctctaaatccttgttggcctggattgtggaggtcattggtctctataaaactagtaatctgactcctgatcactctcaaataattttattatgtgggatgttagtgcaactggtctataattctttgccaatgcttgtgttgtgttgtgttgttttggtagtgatgtgcaatgtgttgttttggtagtgattcgtccagttctggtagtagtgcggttgttgtgtagtgtagtacttgtgtgcttgttaatgacttgtattccagtcttgtgggtatctcctttcccctacgggccaactgctttgttcttacctagcattttgctttgtttgggtatgaatgtttgtgtgccgtatattttgcaaaatttgccatatatctcattatttactcctctgcctagcaacaagtctgtctaattatactcattaactgtttttcaaagttccccatagtgtcctttattgaaatcgagttcatgaaccgtttcaatgttcttattttcttctagattatatcttaaagtatatttaaatgttattgttattattgttattaaatgttattgtgacattgcattgcaattgagctatgttgtttaccataccgttcatttcgtgagtataagtatagatgccacacttgtgacaggtaaaaccatgccttttttgaaaaacagcaccgtctgttgcacgtaagagcaacccacactatattatgttgcgatattatttcaatatttccgattgtattgataatttgaattttcatagatttcaatttattttcatttcgatttaataattttgtgtgacattgcattgaaattgagctgtgttgtttaccatactgttcatttcatgagtatagtttatttttttatttttttcatttcatttttttagctgttcttatttttcagtgatgggaatatcagatcatttgatgttcccaattttctgatggaagcatcagaccattatagaatgcatcggatgaggtagtttggaatggtggggaggacgagaggggggtatggtggggaagacgaggggacagaggagagggtaatggtggggaggacgaggggactggggagttggggatggtggggacaggggaatgctggggaggacaaagggacaggtgaatgggagatggtgggggaggaagaaggacaggggaggggaaaatggtaaggaggacgatgggacagggaagtgggaatagtggggatgatgtggggacagggaagtgggaaggacgagaggactgtggaatggggaatagcaaagtgaattataattatatatattaattaattcttataaatttccagaagcctgtatcaacacccacactaatgcaactgaaagagatgttgagacaagtattgctgatatgttgaagaacgccccaaacaaactcggtggaaacagatacaaggtaaagtttgccaatttgctgtagtctaattcaatttctttttagtaatcttcgagaacatttatgctatgaataagataaaataatgtaactgattttgatttatttactatttattatttatttaccgttattagtataatagatctcgtaataattttgcaaaaataatggcatttactattttaaaaagctcgggtgcaggggggggggggttatgtaaaagcctggtttgtgcctcggagaggctatgggatccagtaagatcgtccttcctttcctccctagaatctggatgtagcaggtgctcaattgtcaaaagtgaaaaattggttttgtcttccgaatgcaccatttctgtaaatttgctaataatcttttaaaaatagtaaatgccattatttttgcaaaattattacgagatctattatactaataacggtttgataaaatacagtagactgcctactggttttacctgtaataaggtttgatacagatgattatgattatggttttggcctccaccaccctctcacctaacttgttccaaccatgtctaccacggttttgtcttccgaatgcaccatttctgtaaatttgctaataatcttttaaaaatagtaaatgccattatttttgcaaaattattacgagatctattatactaataacggtttgataaaatacagtagactgcctactggttttacctgtaataaggtttgatacagatgattatgattatggttttggcctccaccaccctctcacctaacttgttccaaccatgtctaccacggttttgtcttccgaatgcaccatttctgtaaatttgctaataatcttttaaaaatagtaaatgccattatttttgccatTATTTTTTTCCATTATAAATCTAGTAAGtaccgatttattatgtgttgattattttttgttatacatacaagaaaatacattgagggagagtacagacttgaaattttacattcttgtaaagcaactaagtagatgatggtagtatcatcaaacaatacaggtttaatcatgttagagacataaagcagatcattgatgtatataacaaataggagggggtctaaggatgctgccctgtgtcacccctatcatagaatgggagaggttacataattgaaggctacatgacagtagcccatttgacagtgacctgacaccaatgtgtctgtcactaaaataggatccactaaggatcaatacatttatcatatatatgcaacactaaatgcttgttctagtaagcctttttttttttgcagtaacagaaaaaatggaatacataatgaaggaattatcaaaattgacatttttatcaggggatatcctgaatattgtcaaaatgacggaaacccatatgtcaaaaacacatggagatataccaatcctggaagacattcttccatccccacttgaaactgttgagcaggtggaaagtctgtcacatgagctaaaagttaacagtgaatataaaaagagtatggtaagtgttgcttaattcttttagcctgagtatggtaagtgttgctgaatttttttagccttgtacatatgtcttttgattagtttttttgcagatgaaggaaggtggggtggcacataattgattgttcagtgttatgtttaaggtacaaataaaacaaaagcaaaagttactcaaattcgttgatttttgtaatagttaagaaggaaaatattttaatgctatttatttaatacagtttgaaattagaaaatctaatgttgagattgaaagatatatattattctctattaccttacagcttatgcattattttaacaggtccagacgctgtctcaaatgggcggtgcaagctgtggagacacagtgagacgaatgatgaggaggatagggacctatggggtctggtctcagtattcactcgttgggcgcaagaggaaacgtgtcttcaaaaccttggatatttgtaatgtaataataagtacgtaaatttgacatttttttggattatatatatgtctgcatgtattatgtattatatttgcatgcttgttaatgacttgtattctagtcttgtgggtatctcctttctcctacgggccaaatgctttgttcttacctagcattttgctttgtttgggtatgaatgtttgtgtaccttcattgtatattttgcaaaatttgccatatatctcattactcctctgcctagcaacaagtctgtctaattatactcaataactatttttcaaagttccccatagtgtcctttattgaaatagagttcatgaaccgtttcaatatccttattttcttctagattatatcttaaagtatatttaaatgttattgtgacattgcattgcaattgagctgcgttgttaaccattctgttcatttcatgagtatattttattttctattttttcatatcattttttttatctgtttttatttttcagtgatgggaatatcagatcatttgatgttcccatcagaaaattgggaaagtcagatcttttgatgttcccaattttcagatggaagcatcagaccatcatggaatgcatgggatgaggtagtttagaatggtggggaggacgacaggggggatggtggggaagacgagggaacagaggagagggtaatggtggggaggacgaggggacaggggaatggagaatgctggggaggacaaaggggacgaggggacggaggaagactggagaacaggggaacacctaaataaaagccaacaatgttattactctgtggcttcttgtctcctgacaaaaagaattataattatatatattaattaattcttataactttccagaagcctgtatcaacacccacactaatgcaactgaaagagatgttgagacaagtattgctgatatgttgaagaacgccccaaacaaacacggtggaaacagatacaaggtaaagtttgccaatttgctgtagtctaattcaatctctttttagtaatctttgtgaacatttatgctatgaataagataaaataatgtaattgattttgactaaatatgtagatatatttaattttctgagcactaataatgaaagaaaaccaaaataagaggtggctactatctctaataatgggctggaataatacaggatataataatatatatatatatataaatatatatacatatatttatatatatatatatttatttatataaatatatatatgatatatatattctattctattagtctattctattctatagttttatatagattcttgttttagttttttctataatatggaaagggtttttaattaataaattaaatattatataataaaataatgtattattgaaaacaattagtaacaaacaatatttcattacagggtggtgaagcaagaatacatgtgcatcacatagcagagtcggatatgacgaataatgaaaacagcggagagcctggtgcatggcataccgctgaatcttctctaatgtctatatagaagaatctttgtttctgtgtgtatatatgtatatatatcattaataaaatatatatatatatatatatatatatatatatatatatatatatatataacctatatatatatatatatatatttatatatatatttatatatatatttatatatatatatatatatatatatttatatatatatttatatatatatatatatttatatatatatttatatatatatatatatatatatatttatatatatatttatatatatatatatatttatatatatatttatatatatatttatatatatatatatatttatatatatatatatttatatatatatatatttatatatatatatatatttatatatatatatatttatatatatatatatttatatatatatatatatatttatatatatatatatttatatatatatatttatatatatatatatatttatatatatatatatatatttatatatatatatatatatatttatatatatatatatatttatatatatatatatatttatatatatatatttatatatatatatatatatatatttatatatatatatatatatatatatttatatatatatatatttatatatatatatatatatatttatatatatatatatttatatatatatatatatatttatatatatatatatttatatatatatttatatatatatatatatatatatttatatatatatatttatatatttatatatatatatatatatttatatatatatatatttatatatatatatatatatatattatatatatatatatatatatatatatatatatttatatatatatatatatatatatatatttatatatatatatatatatttatatatatatatatatatatatatatttatatatatatatatatatatatatatatatatatttatatatatatatatatatatttatatatatatatatatttatatatatatatatttatatatatatatttatatatatatatatatttatatatatatatatatatatatttatatatatatatatatatatttatatatatatatatatatatatatttatatatatatatatatatatatatttatatatatatttatatatatatatatatatatatttatatatatatatatatttatatatatatatatatatatatatatatatatatatatttatatatatatatatatatatatatatatttatatatatatatatatatatttatatatatatatatatatatttatatatatatatatatatatatatatattatatatatatatatatatatatatatatatatatatatatatatttatatatatatatatatatttatatatatatatatatatttatatatatatatatatatttatatatatatatatatatatttatatatatatatatatatatatatatttatatatatatatatatatatttatatatatatatatatatttatatatatatatatatatatatatttatatatatatatatatatttatatatatatatatatttatatatatatatatatttatatatatatatatatatttatatatatatatttatatatatatatttatatatatatatatatatttatatatatatatatatttatatatttatatatatatatatttatatatatatatatatttatatatatatattaggttaggtttggtagggttggttagttatcatatatctacgtataactagctagttttacctttatatatataatatttatatatatatattatataaaaagtttgtgaggaagacctctggtgccaatgtggggacccatagcataggagaagaaaataaaaagtattcagaggagaccttgtggtcactcactaaacactaatattatcttctaccacccccattcttttgtatgtacacatatatttgctttatttgaactttgttacaaagagggagttacatataggttacaaagatggttatcatatatatattatttatatatatatattatttatatatatatattatttatatatatatatatatattatttatatatatatatattatttatatataaatatattatttatatataaatatattatttatatataaatatattatttatatataaatatattatttatatataaatatattatttatatataaatatatatatatataatatatatactattacactacattcttatgtattacactaatatatatatatatatatatatatatatatatatatatatatatatatattatataaattatttatatatatattatatatatatttatataggtcatatgtttttgtatttttgctgatttgttagtaaataataaaagaaatataaattatttgatttttttacccttaaattggttctaatatttaaattgaaaacactaatataatataaaaaattataagaaaaataataataaattattacaaAGATGATAATTAATTAAAGATGATAATAATAAattaacacaaagatgtgaaaagggttcagataaggctcaaacctttcacaagagattcatattggtgtatgaatggattatgaatgactcatgttaggagtgtaagttgccacaacatctcaaattagtgttagatacatatgtcttggttataagttttggaaacctatttaagtccacacacaatatcgtatctgatacgataaaacaaacgtttccaatactttcaaatactttccagatatgttgtggcaacctaaaattgtttgctgggtatagCGAGGCTCATAAGTGATGGCACTCATGGGGTCGACTTATCTTAAGTAAGGCTTGGGATTATTACACATTGGAGGGCTTGTTTGGGTAATGAATGGCTGGGAGACACCACGCACCTTCCTtcaaggtctctctctctctctctctctctctctctctcactctcactctcactctcactctctctctctctctctctcactctcactctcactctcactctctctctctctctctctctctctctctctctctctctctctctctctctctctctctctctctctctctctcactctctcactctctctctctctctctctctctctctctctctctctctctctctctctctctctctctctctctctctctctctcactctctctcactctctctctctctctctctctctctctctctctctctctctctctctctctctctctctctctctctctctctctctctctctctctctctctctctctcacacactctctctctctctctctctctctctctctctctctctctctctctctctctctctctctctctctctctctctctctctctctctctctctctctcactctctctgtctctctcactctctctctctcactctctcactctctctctctctctctctctctctctcactctctctgtctctctcactctctctctctcactctctcactctctctctctctctctctctctctctctctctctctctctctctctctctctctctctctctctctctctctctctctctctctctctctctctctctctctctctctctctctctctctctctctctctctctctctctctctctctctctctctctctctctcactcactctctctctctctctctcactctctctctctctctctctctctctctctctctctctctctctctctctctctctctctctctctctctctctctctctcactctctctctctctctctcactctctctctctctctctctctctctctctctctctctctctctctctctctctctctctctctctctctctctcactctctctctctcactctctctctctctctctctctctctctctctctctctctctcacactctctctctctctctcactctctctctctctctctctctctctctctctctcactctctctagctctcttccTCTTTACTCCACATGGTCCATTGTTTACCTTCCTGCCTGTCATTCAAATTAGTTATTTGCCGCCTTCCTAGATGATTAGTTGTTTGGCTACCATGTTAATCTTACTTACCGTGTGGATTAGTTGTTTCCATGCAAGGTAAATTAATCACGAACCATGTTAATTAGTTTACTATTTTCATGGTAATTAGTTTTTGGGAACTatatttcctccctccctccctccctccctctcattaATACACTAATGTTTTCTATACACAACATTAATGTATAAACGACTCTAAGGTTATGTATGTGACTCTATGGGACGGAAGGTGTCACCTGGCTTCTAGTATATTGTCAGGTCACGGCTCTACCCCTGGCGGTCACAGAGCACAGAGCCTCTAACTCTGGTGGTTACAGAGCACAGAGCCTCTAACTCTGGCGGTCACAGAGTACAGAACCTCTAACTCTGGTGGTTACAGAGCACAGAGCCTCTAACTCTAGTGGTTACAGAGCACAGAGCCTCTAACTCTGGCGGTCACAGAGCACAGAGCCTCTAACTCTGGTGGTTACAGAGCACAGAGCCTCTAACTCTGGTGGTTACAGAGCACAGAGCCTCTAACTCTAGTGGTTACAGAGCACAGAGCCTCTAACTCTGGCGGTCACAGAGCACAGAGCCTCTAACTCTGGCGGTTACAGAGCACAGAGCCTCGGCATGCAGGGTAGTAGTGACCAGAGAGTTCATGCAcggtagtagtgaccagtgaggtcatgcagggtggtagtagtgaccagtgaggtcatgcagggcagtagtgaccagtgaggtcatgcagggTGGTAGTAGTaaccagtgaggtcatgcagggcagtagtgaccagtgaggtcatgcagggtggtagtagtgaccagtgaggtcatatacggtagtagtgaccagtgaggtcatgcagggtggtagtagtgacacACTGGTCCTGGCAACAGCAGTTTAACACACTGATGCTTgcaaaaaacataaattaaatcAGCAGAGTTTGTGGAAGCTGCCGTGCAAGGAATGGATGATTCCCCAAGCAGAGAAGCTTTACACTGACGCTGTACTCAGTGTTCGGTTTTACGAACACGTAAATTTACATGTAAATGTACGAATAAGTAAATGTACATTTTTCTTCCTGAACCAAGTAACATCTAAGACTGGGAATAAGTGGGATATGAGACACTGGACGCGTGTCTACGACTGGCCTCTACCAACATCGGAATCAGTATCGTGAATGCTACAAGAAAGGTCGGTAAGTAGGTACGTTAGTGGGTAAGAATATGAATAGAATGTGTTATGTGTAAATTCAGAGCCTTTAAACACATTtcatattgtttttttttgacttGCTTGCC
Coding sequences:
- the LOC138354643 gene encoding uncharacterized protein, with the translated sequence MLKNAPNKLGGNRYKVQTLSQMGGASCGDTVRRMMRRIGTYGVWSQYSLVGRKRKRVFKTLDICNVIIKACINTHTNATERDVETSIADMLKNAPNKHGGNRYKGGEARIHVHHIAESDMTNNENSGEPGAWHTAESSLMSI